The DNA window AGTGAAGACAATTCACTCTCCTTGATGGTTGACCAAACTTTCCCTcaattattttgaaatttgatattttaatgAAGATGTCGCAAACCAAGAAGCCAGTGTTAACTTCTAAACCAAAGCAAAGAGCGCGATAATTTATCTGCCATTAGTGCCATAAGCCTGGGCCCATCAAACCCTTCTGCTACAAACTAAGAGTTGACTATCTGAATTGGCAATCAAATCGGGTATTGCACAAGGTGTTCCACAACACCAAGCAAAACACCGCAGTCAAAAATTTTTCCACAAAGAAAATATGGGTACCCAAAACTGTTATTCGATGAAATGTCATTTATACTTCTTTAAATACTACCATTGCATGTACGTGGTACTTGGACAGTTGGTGCTCACTCCACATGACCATATCTAAAGAACACCTCACTGACTATGTTGAAGTAAAAAGTGGACATGTAACCTATGGTGGTGGTGTCAAAGGAAGAATTATAGGTAAAGGAACCCTGAATGTTGATGGGCTTCCTGAATTTCACAATGTCCTACACGTTAAGAACTTAATTCGAACAtaataagcataagtcaactcTACGATGATGATTTGCATGTTAGGTTcagtaaaaataatttgaagTTTTTAATGATGCCAATTTTTGTGTAATATCAGGTACTCGGTCTGCTAACAATTTATATCAATTATGAGAAGGTGATGATTGCCGAAGTGCCAAGTTGAGTGATTTGGATCTATGTCATCAAAAATTGGGACACGTGAGCTTCAAGACCTTGAAGAATCTGTGTAAGTTTGATGTTGTGAGAGGTATGCCCAATTTTAGTTCAGGTAATGCATATGTCTGTGGACCGTGTCAGAAAGGTGAACAAACCCGTGTTGCGCACCTGGTGTTGCAATACTTTGGGACAACACGATCCCTTGAACTCTTGCATGTAGATCTAACAGGTCAAATGGATGTTGAGAGCTTAGGTGGTAAGAAATATTCGTTTATttttgttgatgatttttctagttttacttgggtaagttttcttagagaaaaatctGATACTTTTGATGTTTTAAAGAAGTTGCATGCTAGAATAACCAATTTACATGAAGTGAGGGTGGTTCAAATAAGAACTGATCATAATAAAGAGTtcgaaaatttttgttttaCTTCTTTGTACGATAAGAAAGGAATTGCTCATGAATTCTCAGCCCCGAAAACCCTGCAACAAAACTGCATAGCTAAAAGGAGAATGTGTCAAAAAAATTTTGGACCGAAGCCTTAAATACGACATGTTACATTTCTAACTGTGTATTTTTAAAGAATGGATTTACCATGAAATCCTATAAAATCATCTTGGGAAAGAAAACAAAccttaaatattttgatatcttttgttgTGTTTTCTAAGTTTTAAATGATCGGTACCATCTTGCAAAATTTGATTCCAAAAGTGATAAATGCCTATTTCTTGGGTACTCAATGAATATTGGGCTTATCGTGTGTTTAATTTAAGAATTATGACAACTATTGAATCAATTAATATTGTGTTTGATGATTTTGCAGACTTAACAGAAAAAACCAAGGAGTATGATACTGAATAACTGATGAATGTAAGTGAGCCACTGACCAGAAATGGTGTTGAGTCTGGTGTTGAGACCAGTGAGGCAACACTCAACACAACACCACCACTGAGTCGAACAGAAACACTAGAGAATGAGGACAATGATTGATGCGGTTAATAATGAAGGAAATGATATTCTAAGCAAGACTCAGAAGAACCTTCCATCATCACAGATCATTGGCGAGGTGCATGATGATGTTCAgacaagaaagaaagaaaaagtagACTACCGCAAAATGATTGGTTTAGTATGCCTGAGCTCAACATTTTCTCAGGTAAGTCACTCTTGTTTTATGTCTCACATTGAACCTAAGAACATTATAGATGCACAAAAGGACGAATTCTGGGtcaatgcaatgcatgaagAAATTTAACAATTTGTACGCAATGATGTATGAAATTTGGTTACTAGACCATCGAATACAAATGTTATTCGAATGAAAttgaatttcaaaaataaaatagatgAATCTGGTAACTTTGTTCGAAACAAGCTCGGTTGGTAACTCAAGGGTATACGCAGGTTGAGGGGGTGGATTTTGATGAAATCTTCGCTCTTGTAGCCCGAATCGAGTCAATCAGGCTGTTGTTTGCCATAGCATGCCATATGCAGCATTAAATAATATCAAATGGACGAGAGTGCTTTTTTAAATGGAGTATTACATGAGGAAGCATATGTAAATCAACCAAAAGGATTTGAATGTCCACATTGTATTGACCATGTCTACAAGCTGAAGAAGGCTCTATATGGACTGAAACAGACTCCTCGAGCAAGGTCTGGTAGGTTGGcttattatttgatcaacttgAGCTTTAAACAAAGTGAGGTTGATAAAACTCTctttaataaaaaattgaagcatgatattttatttgtcaagtctatgtagatgatattatcgTGCTTCATCACAAAAACTTGTTGATAAATTTGTTGAGTACATGTCATcgtaatttgaaatgagcatggtagggAAGTTGAATTTCTTCCTAGGGATTGCAAGATAAACAACTGTATGATGATATTTCTATGTAAGTATGCTAAGAACCTGATTAAAAATTTCTCGAATGATACTGCTAAGAACCTGATTAAAAATTTCTCGAATGATAGTTCTAAGCATATGAAAACTCTCATGGGGTCAAGTGAAAAACTGTCTAAAGATGATGTTGCCgacggtgttgacaacaccatgTACTGCAACATCATCAGGTAGTCTTCTGTACTTAACTACCACACGCCCCGATATTATGTTTAGTGTCTATTTGTGTGCTAGGTACCAAGCAAATCCAAAAATATCACACTTAAAAACTGTGAAATGTATTCTTAGTACACTAGAGTTAGGATTGTGGTATACACAAGAGACAAACACAAATTTGGTAGGTTTTTCTGATGCTGACTAGGCCGGAGAACTAGATGACAGAAAGAGCACACCGGGTGGGTGTTTAAACCTAGGAAATAAGTCTTGGTATAGTAAGAAGCAAAATTTTGTGTCCCTATCGACAACTGATCACGCCCTCGATTCGTTAAAACAAAGAAATTGTTGTGTTGTCCTGATCTTTTTGACAACAAGTAAGGTTGTATTATTCATCTCTAAATTAcgaataaatcaacaaatattaacgaagATAAACAATCTAAATTCAAACGAATCTTCAAAGAACTCGCCTTTGACAATccgagtgaagaacaatcgacaaatgTCACAAAGTGTTAAACTTTGATAAAATTGATTTGAGAAACGCACAAAGGTGTATACAAAGTCAAGCTTTTAAATTTAATAGAAAAACTcaaaaaaatgataaaactcAATAATCTATTTCTATGATTCGTGTTTACAATGGATTATACAACAAAATCGCAATCTAGGGTTTCCACATCTAAAATCCACAAGGGGGCGCGCTCGGGCATGAGATTCTACCACTCGGACGCGGGGTCTTTTGGACAAGTCGTACTCGGGCTGTAAGATGTTACCGGTCAGACGCCGAGTGTTTTGGAATTTGCTTCTTGTACAATAAGTTTGGCGCTTGGGCAGTAGGATTTGATCGCTCGGACACGGATGCTTATGTCTTCCACTTCATTTAACACTTTCACAATGATCATATGGCTCCCAAGCTCATTTCCATGCATCACGAACACTTTGGGGCTTGGAACCTTGCTTGCAAGCTCTTCTCGATTGCTCATGCGCCGATGCGATGGTTCCTTGAACCTGCTTCCAATCATCTGCACGTCATGCCCGGTCAGATTCATATCAACTCCACTGCTATAGACATTTCTAAGAATCATGTTCTACACTCTCACACAAAATACATAGACATAAGACAtcactttattcgagatttggttgaaaaagATATCATTTTATTGGAATTTTTTAGGACTAAAAACCAGCTGACTTATatattcatgaaattttttgactttgagagattttccaatcttCGGAAGGCTCTATGCGTGTACGTACAACACTTACGCACCCATGTTGTCATTGGTGCTGACAAAACCAATGACAACACCATTCATGAATGTCTATTTTTAGGATGCTAGACATACTTCATAATCATAATCACCTTATTTTAATATGTTATGTGTACAATTGATGGTAATCTCCTAGTGTATACCTTGATAGAGATCAATATTCCAATTAAGATTTGCATGTGTTTTGTGCTCAATCTCATTCATCAAATAATTAAGGAACTTTAAGGTGTTCATGGTCATGTCCAATATGCAAATGGTGACTTGTAAAACTTCAGCAGTCTGATGAAAAACAGAAAAGATGAAGAAAAGAGAAATAATcagattagaaaaaaaaaaaaaaaaaactacctTGAGGAGTTCTTTGAAGattgttcttctagtgtgggagctgtCATGTCTAAACCAAAACATTTTTGTGGAAGTTTTGATTTATAAACAGTGGTGTTGCCTggaggtgttgccaacaccaagATCAAACACAACACATTTTATACACTGCCTGAAACTTTGATAATTCAGCATATTGAAGCCATATTTAGGACATGCATATTGATTTTTGTTTAGTGAATTCATCATGTACAGTGACATATCAGTTTCTGACCTATGACAGTTGATAAAAACATGATTAccgatattttaaatatttgtgaCTGCTTGTGTTGGTGAGCCAAAGGATGCTTCGGGTATTCCAGTTACTCCTCTGAAGATGAGCAATCACTGGTTGAATTCTTCTCTCGTCTGAAGGAAGAAAAAACTGCAAAGAAAACTCCCTCTGGTGGCAATGAACCCGATGCGGAGATGATGCGAGAATTCGAGGAAAATCGACCTAAGTCATCTGGGAGCTCGTCGTCTGAATCTGATTTTGAAATAGAAGAATCTGAAGTGGAATCTAAAGACAATACTGATGAAGAAGTTGAGGCTGATGCAGATGTTGTGGATGCTGACCCCGGTGTTGTCAACACTCAGGAAAACACTGACTCTGAAGATTATATTTTGACTGCCTCTTTCTCCACCAAGTTCTAGAGTGACCATTGAGACACAGCCGACTTTTAAGATTATATTTTAACTGCCTCCTTCTCCACCAAGTTCTACTCTGAGTCGGCTATGTCTCAATGGTCACTATATGCCCACAGAGAGTTCATCGAAGAGAGAAATATTGACATCGAGGCTTAATGGAGTCACAATCTAATTGAATTCCTCCAAGCTCGAGTATTAAGCGCAACAGTCAACTCTGTGATGACCTACGAGAGAAGCCTTGTTCTCGAATTTTACTGCAATCTTGTCTTGAGCATTGGTGATGGGAGTTTTGCCAATTATGGGCGCGTGTTTGTGCCAAACGCCATCTATGCTTTCTCGCCTTATGCTATCAATGAGTTTTATACCACCCCGACTGAAGCCGAGGAGGatgatgttcctgatattgaCACTATCACATCCGCCCTTACTTGTGGCCTAATCACTCAGTTTCCGAGTCGCCCCAAGCGACTTGTTGTAGCCAACCTGACCTCTTTTTATTCTGTCCTCCACAAGACAGCTATTCAAAATTGGACCCCCTCTTCCAATACCACTGTAGTTACCCGACCACAAGCCATCATCATGTTTACTATTGGTATTGGTCGTCCTTTTAGTTTTAGACAGCTGGTGTTCAACATGGTTCTACAATTTTCCGAAGGAGGGATGAAGTCTACGAGACTACCCTTTCCATCCCTGATCTATGGGATACTGGAGTCACAGGGGTTCTTCAAAGAAGAGGATGTGACTCTTTCTGATGTGAGCGAAAACCTAAAGATCGTTCCTGCCTATTTCAAGGGATAACAGGAAACTTGACCTATCTTGGTCAGCGACTGGTGTTGGCAACCCAGCGTCCACATCCACCTCCACTCCTAAAGGCTATGTCATGCTCTCTGCCTCTCATCTACGGGCACAAATTGTCTTTGGTTTGCAACAGATTCAAAAGGCCAAAGATGTCATTGCCTACTACCAAAAACAAGTGGCAGAGTATAGGCTGCCACTGGAAGCTTTCCTCCATTCTGGTCAAAAAAATGGGAGCAGAAGAACCAAAAATGCCAAAGAAAGATGATGTTGAAGCATCTAGAGGAGCTGAGACTAATGAACCTACGGACACAGAGAAGACAAAGAATGAAGAATTATGATTCGTAGTCTTTACTACTGTTTTTGCCTTTATTTTGGTTGGGTTGTATTTTTTGtcattatttttatgaattccGCTTTCGTATGTCTTCTCATGTTTCCTAGTGTTCTAAGCTTGTGTTGACAACACTGTCAACAATATCAATGTTCTAACATGTTTAATTCAGGCGGAGATGAACTCTAACTCAGGGGAAGATACATTCTTAACACAGGGGAGCTTATCTTAATGTTGAAATGACCAAGATTATCATTTTTGAatgtttttttccaaaaaaaaaaaaagaggaagattgaaaggaatattttattattttattattgtgcTAAATTGATATTATCTATTTAAGATTTTTCCTTTCTAAATTATGagaatatttgtttttaatatacTATTTATCTCTAAGATATTTTACTCTAATGAAAATCTTGTTTCCATCCAGAACTCTTTTATGGAATTATCTTGAGGTCGAGGAATGGATATAAATATGGAAGAGTTTCACGGCCGCGTGTGTGTGTGGAGAGATTGAAGAGTTTTtgctataaaaaatataattttcatttattatattaactaatttttttcaaataaaatagctTCCACGTGCGACACACacctttttatttatatatatatattgtactaATCTCTATTTActaatatacacacacacacacagaaaCACTGATTTATAGTATACACGCCTAAGTTTCAGGACTTTTCTAACTCCCTGATAGATTGTGTTGAAGTTTGGATAAATGGATGACGCGACGAATTTTAAAATCTTaggaaattttttgttttttaacttTCAATTTACATACAGATCATTTTCGTAATCAACCCAATAttattaggcaaaaacttatgtgagacggtctcacgggtattatttgtgagacggatcccttatttgggtcacccataaaagagtattactttttatgctaagagtactattttttattgtgaatatgagtattgttgacccgtctcacagattatgatctgtgagacggtctcacatgagactcactcatattATTATGCATAATACAGATGTTGTACTAGGGATATAAGCGAATTGAACTGAttcgaaaaatatttgatttttattcaaaattgtCGAATTCAAGTCGAACTTAAATACATTCAAACTTTTTCGAGTCGAACTCTACCTCAAATTATCTTGTTTGATAGTTCCAAACTTTTATTCTATTAATCTTAATATAAtacaattatatattaatatatatatatatataacatttatTTTCGAGTAGCTCATGAGTATGTCCAAATATTTCGAGCCGAATTTAACCCTTAATTTAAACCGAATTCGAAcagaaaataataatattttttatcttcAAATTGAACTCAAATTCAAATATACAAAATTTGAACCTTAGAATTTTGTTCACAGTCAGATTCATTAACACCCCTCCACAATACGGCATCAGACATTTTTTATACAAAAGTCAGAGATTATTATACAAGTCAATATCTTAATTAATCGTAAGTGATATTCAGTGGCATTTTAAGAAAGGTACATTTGATCTTTATCATTAGCTTTCAGTTAACGGCACGCATGGAAATTTCTATGCAGTTTCATGACAGGTAAAGAATTAGATTCAACTCTCAAGAGTGGGAATATTGCCAACTATATTGTATTTATTGCTAGTTTCTTTCGAACAATCAAAGTCATAAATTGCGGGTTTAGTCCGTAATAATCATTTCAGATGTCGATCACAACATGAAGTACACGAAACCATCACACAATTAGTTTTCAAAAAATTCGTGTGAACGAGAAGAAACAGCAACAAGCGTACATAAATAAACAAAGATAATTTGAATATCATGAGAAACGTGGCATatttttttaccatttttcGTCAGCATCAAATCTTAAATCCAAAAAGAATAAATGGTTTTTCCAGTTTTGGTCGGTTGTACTTTTTTCATTACCAGCATACTAATCTCATAATCAGCAGTGCATGCTTTCTTTAGACATGAAAATATCACGCGTGAATCGTGATGGACTGTGCAGTAAAGGATCCCTACCTGAAGCCAAATTTCTCCACATCTTTTACACGCAATTTGGAAAAGACACATGGATGATGCTTGCGGGAAATGCACGTTAATCATGGACGAGGAATATCTAAAGATGCTAGCTTTAAACTTGGAAGTGCTGCATGGTAATGTTTCACCTGCTCAAGGAAGAAAAATGTAAACAGTTCATAAAATTAAGTACGCAAAAAGGTTCAAACGGTTGCTAGATACACACAGAAAGGCAACAAACAATCGGTTCGATAAATTATCaagaattgaaagaaaaaaCATGATTTAGATGTTATTTGTTCATCATCTTTCATAATTTAATCGAGAGAACTAGGGGCAGAGACTTCTAAATGCATATTTTAGGGGATTTCTGGCACCATTCCGAGTGGATTATCCATAAAGATTGCAACAACTTTGAAAAATTCCCCAAATGGTATTGAATACTAAAGCTTGACTCTACCGTCAACCACCTCCACAAACCACTTTCACCATTCTAGTTCATACTTATCAAAAGTAAGTTCCCACCACAATAATTTAATGTTTTGAGATATGATGACTCTAATTGCTTCGCCGTCATCAAATTCATTTTTAGACTTTATCTATTCATTTCCTAGTTATACACAATCCTCAAAAGATTATACGAATGCAACACACAATTTGTGTTTCCAGTTCAACACCTTTTCTATATCTTATGCATTCACCAATTCAAAGAAATGGACATGATATTGTCttgaatattaaataatattgataaTCAACTGCTGAAATTTATTGTGATTCAAATACAATGAATCCTTGAAGTGTAGGAAACAGTGAACGGGAAAAAAAACTTGAATAAAATATAAACTGAATTTAGAAAATAAAACGATCATTTATAAAAGATTTGACAAGGCAGAATAATTCGATGCAATCCAGACCCATTCCATTCATCCACCATTTTAATATtctaaatcaagaaaattactTATTAACATGGCCTCCTCCGCCTATTACAACCATGGACATTCTTTGAAAGACTAAAGATCACAGACTAGCACAAGGAACTTGTCAATTGGTTGGTCTACGAAGATATGAATGGAGTCatcaataattaaataacacgaTAGCCTTTTCATGGCTGATGAAATGATGATCAAGACTTTTGAAGCCAATCAACAATGCGGATACGACATTTTTATTGATAATACCAAAGTTTAGCATGAGGTGACAAAGTGATGATTCAACAAGCGTTTTTTATGGACTTGGTGCCAAATGAAGTCTTTGTTAATCTTCCGATTAATTAAAGGTGGACATAAATAACAATATCATTAAAAAACCACTGGAATCATTTTCTATTATGGGAATTTGACACGTAAAGGATCCAGTTTAACCCTCAagcataataatatttaatatatatttgtcTTAAAATAAAACATTCTATCCGGTCGGTCACGCTTAAAACCCACAATTTTCTGGCATAAATTGTACAACAACTATCAAACAGATACGTGGGAAACAGTTACCATGATCTACAACAAAGGCAACAAATTCTAGCAACACACAAAGTTTTGCAAGTTGACAATTAAATGAAGCTAGTATCTCATTAATCTGAGTTAAGATAGAAACAAGACAAGGTTTCCGATTTGACACGCAGAGAGTATGAATGGAAGTGTGACGTAACCATCTAAAGTTGAGaaaaaaacttcaaaaattgcTTGATAATATGTCACGTGCCATAACATTTCAGAAGCTATCTAGAAAACCCAAGTTTGAGGCTTTGAGCAAATAAAGGAGATAACAGTTGAATCAGGGGAAAGGAAAAAAGTTTTGTAAATGTTTTGTTTTAATTTGAGCCTTTTAGGGGAAGAATTTTTAAGAAATGTTTTTGATTCGTTTGATTTTTCGGAAGAATGAAATTGTTATTATCAATGTCAAATCATGTCAGAAATTGTtcgataaaattatttttaaatttcaaaatagTATATTGTGAGTTTGAATTCAATAAGAACAGAAAACTATTTTTGGAAATAATGAATAGTTTAGTTAAAAGTAATTGTTAGAGCGGAAATTTGTTTTggagaaataaaacaaaaataaatatgatatttatttttatcttgGGGTATGAGAAAATGTCCTGAAAGATAAAAACAAGCATTGCATTGGTGAAGTCAACAATCTCAGGCAACAAAATTTCTGCCATTACCTATTTCATCCATCCATAGTTCCAGCATATAAGAAAATTTCTAACCAAGAAATTCTTTGCATCCAACTGTAAGCTCCTCGGAAACAATAGGAATAAATCTAGAAGACAATCTGCATATCTTCACCAAGAAACACATTGAAAAACAATGTCGCAACTGCATAATTGAAATGTAATCGAGCAAATCTAGGTAAAGTAGAAACAACTGTAGAGAGACACAAGGGGAAAGGGGGCCAGTAAAGAAGTTTGTTCATGGTAAATTTCGAATGCTCCGGTGCAATACAACACTTCGTTGATAACCAAGTAATCATAACAAGCTTTACAATAACCTAAGCAAGTTCGCTAATTCTAGCTACCTTCAATACACAGGGAAACTGAGTTTGCaatagaaaataaatttaagccCTTAGCAACTGCATTTAGATTATTAAAACACGAAAACTGAACTACAGCGTATTGTTAAGTAAGAGTCCTCACTTTTAGTCAGGAAAATAAAATCCCAGAAAAACTAAAATATGAGACAGACAATACATCCATTAGTCTTTGTTTCAAATATGAATCTGACTCATCTTTCAGTGTATCTGCCGATATGCATGTATATTTCGGCTGCGTTGATTATTACATTCAAAGCTTAAGCAAAGACAATCAATGTGAAAATGGAGGTGTCGACCACCCCCATATCAAATGCAAGAACCAATTTTCAGTATTAAGTGGGAAGTTTGGATTTGGCCAAAATTTTGGGTCCATCCATCTAAAGAAGACGGAGGGTTTGCACAATCAATTGACTACTTAACTCACTGGACTTTATCGAATTAGATGAACCTAAACCAGAATTTGTATATTCCTAGATAAAATTCTCCACATGGCTCAAATCCAATATGAGAAGAATCTTCAGTCACCCATGGCATATCATGAATGATAAAAAGGAAATTGTGAATGGAAACTTTTAAATTTGAATAGAATCCGAAAGACAAAAAGGTTAACCATTGTTGACAACAGATAAAGAGCAAATTTTGTGATTGATATCTACAATTAACCAAATCTTCTAGAACCTCTTTTTCCTGTGGTTCTGGATCAGCTAAATTATATTGTCTAAGTCAATCACGACTATGCTGTATGTATTATAATCTTTATCATGGTCCTACATTTCAGGAGTTATCAATTTAGCAAAGGGCaatattttttgatttttttctacTTAATATTGTGGCTAATAGCAATCTCTGCCACAACAATACTCAAGTATTTTCTAAAGATCGATTTAAAATGAGTTCGTGATTTTGGTTTGATTTTGTTCCTATCCCATAATCACACCTTTTGTGATCAGAAACACAGTTAATCGGTGCCAGTCTTCCCTAAAAAGCACAAGAAATCCTATATACTCACTCGTTTTGATGTCAAAGAAATcacaaaaataaaagttagCCTCACTAATAGAGTTCAAGAGCATCAAGACTATTAGAACTCAAAATAGTTCGATGATGCAAGCTTGTATAGACAGCAGTATTTTGCATGTCATAACAGATAGTGGATTGATTTCCGAAAGTAAAATATTAGTCAAGAATGAAATTCTAGTAGCAGAATAAGGACAAAGCTCACTTGATGAATTCCGATCCAAATATCAACTTCTCGAAATGCCTGAAATTTTTCAAGTCTCATGCCCACTTGAATGTCATCTTCTCCACCAGCTCCCACACTCTAAGAATCGCGTAACAAATCAAGAACTCTCGCAAAGCCACCTTTTTAACTGATCTTTCTCAGATAATCCTCAACGTCCTCGTCGGCAGAACTCAACAATTGACACCCTCTAACATTAGTCACAGCAAATTTACTCCTAAAGTCATCCCAAGACTTATCCAGTCCACAAGGCCAGATCTCTTTACTTCTTATATTCGTAAAACACGCCATGGAAATCAATGTAAAAGCCTCTTTCCATTCCACCACTCCCAAATCCGAACCACTCACTTCAATCCTCGCATTCTTAAAAGCCGGGGCACACTTCTGCTTCGCGAACTCAGCGCACCTTTCTCTGGCAGCAACACAACAAGCTTCCATCTCGATCTCCTCGCACTTTGCTCTTTCGCTGAGGTCCTGTTTGGAAGTCAGGCCCAAAACCAATTTCCACCAAGGGGGTTTGCATTTGTTCGAAGCGGAAATGGAACACCCAATTCGGGCCCCAGATTCGCATTGTGAGGTAATTTGGAGCTTGCAAGAGTTGTATGCGGCGGCCCAGGAGTCAGAGGTTTTGAATGCGAGGAGGTATGGTCCAGAAGACGGGTCGTCCGAAGGAGCAGCTCTGATGGGACCTCGTAGGAGAGGGAGTGGCCGAGGGAAGGTAATGAGAGTTGTAGCGGCGGAAAAGTAATCAGAGTCCGATGGAAGTGGCGGCAAGCGGCCGTCCATCGTAGGAACTTTGCCAAATTACCTAAATGCCATGTCTAGGAACCCAAACCCTAGAAAATGAATGAATTTTCCGTCTCTCTGACCTGCTGACAATATGTGACCGTGTCGTTTACGAGCTATCATCCACTTGCACCTCTGGACGGCATTGGCTTCACAAATTATTAAAACCCCAAAACTCCGAGGtaaatatgatttttgttaGGTAGATTTGTTCTAAATCTTCGAATCCAACGATGACAAGAGATTTAGGAGCATGTATTCCATCTtggaaatttatttattttattgatttttgtaTAGTTTAAAAGTTTAGAGATATTAAATATagatttttataaattcataaaaagtCTAGTGGTATTTAAACTTGACTTTTGATAAATCTATAAAAATCTAGAGGTTTTCAATATTTCTATagattaaaataattctaataTAATTCTTTATATACAAACTTTAAAACTCTAGGTACAACTTGAATTGATTTTTAAAAGTTCTAACTCATACACAAGCTCTTTTTttcgagtaggtctcttgtgagacggtctcacgaatctttatctgtgagacgggtcaaccatgttgctattcacaataaaaagtaatactcttaacataaaaaataatttttttcattgatgacacaaataagagatacgtctcacaa is part of the Primulina eburnea isolate SZY01 chromosome 1, ASM2296580v1, whole genome shotgun sequence genome and encodes:
- the LOC140831866 gene encoding uncharacterized protein; the protein is MDGRLPPLPSDSDYFSAATTLITFPRPLPLLRGPIRAAPSDDPSSGPYLLAFKTSDSWAAAYNSCKLQITSQCESGARIGCSISASNKCKPPWWKLVLGLTSKQDLSERAKCEEIEMEACCVAARERCAEFAKQKCAPAFKNARIEVSGSDLGVVEWKEAFTLISMACFTNIRSKEIWPCGLDKSWDDFRSKFAVTNVRGCQLLSSADEDVEDYLRKIS